A single Anopheles arabiensis isolate DONGOLA chromosome 2, AaraD3, whole genome shotgun sequence DNA region contains:
- the LOC120895922 gene encoding nascent polypeptide-associated complex subunit alpha, with protein MPELTEITESAAAASSGTTEAKLEDALSDTETEDSIPDLEDAGAAATTQLSAGEIPDISKAKQSRGEKKARKIMSKLGLKPVQGVNRVTIRKSKNILFVINNPDVYKNPHSDTYIIFGEAKIEDLTQQAQVAAAEKFKAPEATPAAGEASSSTNVVTPIAEEDEEEVDDTGIDDKDIDLVMSQANVKRAKAIRALKNNENDIVNAIMELTM; from the exons ATGCCGGAGTTGACTGAAATTACGGAAAGTGCGGCCGCCGCCTCCAGCGGAACCACAGAAGCCAAGCTGGAAGATGCTCTCAGTGACACAGAGACCGAGGATTCTATCCCGGATCTGGAAGATGCAG GTGCCGCTGCAACGACACAGCTGTCCGCCGGTGAAATCCCGGACATCTCGAAAGCGAAACAGTCGCGCGGCGAGAAGAAGGCCCGCAAGATCATGTCCAAGCTCGGGCTGAAGCCGGTCCAGGGCGTCAACCGGGTAACGATCCGGAAGTCCAAGAACATCCTGTTCGTGATAAACAACCCGGACGTGTACAAGAACCCGCACAGCGACACCTACATCATCTTCGGCGAGGCCAAGATCGAGGATCTCACCCAGCAGGCGCaggtggcggcggcggagaAGTTCAAGGCGCCGGAAGCGACACCGGCCGCCGGCGAGGCGTCGAGCTCGACGAACGTCGTGACCCCGATCgccgaggaggacgaggaggaggtggacgaTACCGGCATCGACGACAAGGACATCGATCTGGTCATGTCCCAGGCGAACGTGAAACGTGCAAAGGCCATCCGCGCGCTCAAGAACAATGAAAACGACATCGTGAACGCGATCATGGAGCTAACCATGTAA